Proteins encoded by one window of Xanthomonas sp. DAR 80977:
- a CDS encoding TonB-dependent receptor, producing MRHPYAAPSARRAGARTLRSALACAIAASLSGVAWAQEAPVAPAEAAAAPAQAPASGATTLDQVQVTGIRGSIQSSINKKRDDTVISDVLSAEDIGDLPAPSLADAIETLTGAASTRDKTGASEISIRGLGAFLSSTQFNGREITNGSGDRSVNFNMFPAELINTVAIYKTQRADLIEGGVAGAIGLETVKPLDYGKRAIQIDGRGSWAEYDNRYRDKDGIGWRGTASYIDQFEFADGGKLGVSIGLQALDGTDPEESMTSGSTWYACDGTQNVANANCAEVGANAIANGAPYYLVPSSRIYRLKQERNDRQSEFAAVQWKPNEVLEVNVDYEHTDRNWHEQRSDLSLSNTRRGIVNREVDDNGVLRRYSGNTSIDSTSTLYDRNEEYTGGGLNIVLRPSVAWEIATDLSYSHTVREDTQRMTRLRANARDVNNAVVPGISSGTTGYVSYDWEKRGEVPSIALNPAFDVGDWDAYTGAARVSSEEEKNDHRIRAGRFDFSYLPEDGLLTKLSVGLRASQADYRYFDNTITTDIASSGAGRAQIIAANQACRAAFPQDDFLDAASGNTISSWAYFDPGCLYEAFRGSSATGVDPDYMDPNNVDVVEKTKALFLMADFRSELWGLPVTGNLGARWVKTDVRSQGVRADLELIDNGAGTLRLQPTGRYQTLVAKAGNDKLLPSANAAFELRDNLLLRLAGYRAMSRPDIAALGSGRNVNLTGTENFTSLEEALAGITATGNPEAKPLMSWNGDVSLEWYPNQDSLLAGAVYWKQFNGGTETALFEETFVVDGQSVTVPVPRQVTTDRKSTLTGFELSAAHRFSYLPKPLDGLGFKLSYNYADTDYQTQDPRLGEQVDALTGSVIPAIVAPAGLSGFSRHVLSGSLYWELGRFDMQAIGKYRSRYYQDFTGNTAQQNRYYGDNTSVDFRARYRVTKQLSLSLELMNLSNEPRVASQPVYGNFREYVSYGRRAYFGVRYKF from the coding sequence ATGCGGCACCCCTATGCGGCCCCGTCCGCCAGACGCGCCGGCGCGCGCACGCTGCGCAGCGCCCTGGCCTGCGCCATCGCGGCATCGTTGAGCGGCGTGGCCTGGGCGCAGGAGGCGCCGGTCGCGCCGGCCGAGGCCGCCGCGGCACCGGCGCAAGCGCCGGCGAGCGGGGCGACGACGCTGGACCAGGTCCAGGTCACCGGCATCCGCGGCTCGATCCAGTCCTCGATCAACAAGAAGCGCGACGACACGGTGATCTCCGACGTGCTGTCGGCCGAGGACATCGGCGACCTGCCGGCGCCGTCGCTGGCCGATGCGATCGAGACGCTGACCGGCGCGGCCTCCACCCGCGACAAGACCGGCGCCTCGGAGATCTCCATCCGCGGCCTTGGCGCGTTCCTCAGCAGCACCCAGTTCAACGGCCGCGAGATCACCAACGGCAGCGGCGACCGCTCGGTGAACTTCAACATGTTCCCGGCCGAGCTGATCAACACCGTGGCCATCTACAAGACCCAGCGCGCGGACCTGATCGAAGGCGGCGTCGCCGGCGCCATCGGCCTGGAGACGGTGAAGCCGCTGGACTACGGCAAGCGCGCGATCCAGATCGACGGGCGCGGCAGCTGGGCCGAGTACGACAACAGATACCGCGACAAGGACGGCATCGGCTGGCGCGGCACCGCCAGCTACATCGACCAGTTCGAATTCGCCGACGGCGGCAAGCTCGGCGTGTCGATCGGCCTGCAGGCGCTGGATGGCACCGATCCGGAAGAGAGCATGACCAGCGGCTCCACCTGGTACGCCTGCGACGGCACCCAGAACGTGGCCAACGCCAACTGCGCCGAGGTCGGCGCCAACGCCATCGCCAACGGCGCGCCGTACTACCTGGTGCCGAGCAGCCGCATCTACCGGCTCAAGCAGGAGCGCAACGACCGCCAGTCCGAGTTCGCCGCGGTGCAGTGGAAGCCCAACGAGGTGCTGGAGGTCAACGTCGACTACGAACACACCGACCGCAACTGGCACGAGCAGCGCTCCGACCTGAGCCTGTCCAATACCCGCCGCGGCATCGTCAATCGCGAAGTCGACGACAACGGCGTGCTGCGCCGCTATTCCGGCAACACCTCGATCGACTCCACCTCGACCCTGTACGACCGCAACGAGGAATACACCGGCGGCGGCCTCAACATCGTGCTGCGCCCGAGCGTGGCCTGGGAGATCGCCACCGACCTGTCCTACTCGCACACCGTGCGCGAGGACACCCAGCGCATGACCCGCCTGCGCGCCAACGCCCGCGACGTGAACAACGCGGTGGTGCCGGGGATCAGCAGCGGCACCACCGGCTATGTCAGCTACGATTGGGAGAAGCGCGGCGAGGTGCCCAGCATCGCGCTCAACCCGGCGTTCGACGTCGGCGACTGGGACGCCTATACCGGCGCGGCGCGGGTCAGCTCCGAAGAGGAGAAGAACGACCACCGCATCCGCGCCGGCCGCTTCGACTTCAGCTACCTGCCCGAGGACGGGCTGCTGACCAAGCTCAGCGTCGGCCTGCGCGCCAGCCAGGCCGACTACCGTTACTTCGACAACACCATCACCACCGACATCGCCTCCAGCGGCGCCGGGCGCGCGCAGATCATCGCCGCCAACCAGGCCTGCCGCGCCGCGTTCCCGCAGGACGACTTCCTCGACGCGGCCAGCGGCAACACCATCTCCAGTTGGGCCTACTTCGATCCGGGCTGTCTGTACGAAGCGTTCCGCGGCAGCAGCGCCACCGGCGTGGATCCCGACTACATGGATCCGAACAACGTCGATGTGGTGGAGAAGACCAAGGCGCTGTTCCTGATGGCCGACTTCCGCAGCGAGCTGTGGGGGCTGCCGGTGACGGGCAACCTGGGCGCGCGCTGGGTCAAGACCGACGTGCGCTCGCAAGGCGTGCGCGCCGACCTGGAGCTGATCGACAACGGCGCCGGCACCCTGCGCCTGCAGCCGACCGGCCGCTACCAGACCCTGGTCGCCAAGGCCGGCAACGACAAGCTGCTGCCCAGCGCCAACGCCGCGTTCGAGCTGCGCGACAATCTGCTGCTGCGGCTGGCCGGCTACCGCGCGATGTCGCGTCCGGACATCGCCGCGCTGGGTTCGGGCCGCAACGTCAACCTCACCGGCACCGAGAACTTCACCAGCCTGGAGGAGGCGCTGGCCGGCATCACCGCCACCGGCAATCCGGAGGCCAAGCCGCTGATGTCCTGGAACGGCGACGTGTCGCTGGAGTGGTATCCGAACCAGGACAGCCTGCTGGCCGGCGCGGTGTACTGGAAGCAGTTCAACGGCGGCACCGAGACCGCGCTGTTCGAGGAGACCTTCGTGGTCGATGGACAGAGCGTCACCGTGCCGGTGCCGCGCCAGGTGACCACCGACAGGAAGAGCACGCTGACCGGCTTCGAGCTCAGCGCCGCGCACCGCTTCTCCTACCTGCCCAAGCCGCTGGACGGGCTCGGCTTCAAGCTCAGCTACAACTACGCCGACACCGATTACCAGACCCAGGATCCTCGCCTGGGCGAGCAGGTCGATGCGCTCACCGGCAGCGTGATCCCGGCGATCGTGGCCCCGGCCGGGCTGAGCGGCTTCTCGCGGCATGTGCTGTCCGGTTCGCTGTACTGGGAACTGGGCCGTTTCGACATGCAGGCGATCGGCAAGTACCGCTCCAGGTACTACCAGGACTTCACCGGCAACACCGCGCAGCAGAACCGCTACTACGGCGACAACACCAGCGTGGATTTCCGCGCCCGCTACCGGGTCACCAAGCAGCTGTCGCTGTCGCTGGAACTGATGAACCTGAGCAACGAACCGCGCGTCGCATCCCAGCCTGTCTACGGCAACTTCCGCGAGTACGTGAGCTACGGGCGACGCGCATATTTCGGTGTACGATACAAGTTCTGA